CCGTAAGCGATCCTCGTAATTTTTACATTTATATTCTCTAACTGAGCTACGATATAGTTCACTGTCATTTCGCCTTCTATATCAGGGTCAAGCGCTAAAATAATTTCTTTTATCCCGCTGCCATTACTTACCCGCGTTGAAAGTTCGTTGAGCTTTAGTTTATCGGGTGTCACTCCATCTAATGGCGAAATCGGCCCCCCGAGTACGTGATACAAACCATTAAAAGACTTAATATTTTCAATTGCGGAAACATCCTGCGGATGTTCTACAACACATAGCAATGTTTTATCGCGGTTACTATCACCACATATCTCGCACGGATCTGTTTCCGTATAATTATAGCATACTGAACATTTTTTGATATCACGTTTTGAAGATACTAACGCATTAGCCAGTTCAACTATTTCTTCACGGTTAGTACGAAGGACATAGTACGCTAACCGTTCAGCTGCACGCGGGCCTATCCCGGGAAGTTTCTGTAATGCCTGCACAAGTTTATCAAATACCTTTACCATAAACACCAGTTCATTTCTTACTTTTTCCTGAATTATCCTTATTAGTATCTATCTCATTATTTCCAACAATTTTTGCTTCAGGGAAGGTTTCCTGCACACCATGTAGATCAAACTGTATCTGTGTCGCTTTTTCATCTTTGGGATCAAGTTCAGTCTCCACCCCGGTATCCCTGTTGCCTGAGGTATTACCAGAGGGTTCCACTATAACAGTATCTTCCACCGGTTTCTCAACGAGTACTTCAAGTTCATACCCCTCGACCTCAGGTACCATATGAACAATTTCCTGTTTTACCATCCTGATATCTTTTAAGATCTTATGTTTTGCAACTTCGTCGGTTACCGTGACAACAATTTTATTGTTCTCGATTCTATGCTGTGCTTTCCTCATACTTTCACCGA
This is a stretch of genomic DNA from Elusimicrobiota bacterium. It encodes these proteins:
- the recR gene encoding recombination mediator RecR codes for the protein MVKVFDKLVQALQKLPGIGPRAAERLAYYVLRTNREEIVELANALVSSKRDIKKCSVCYNYTETDPCEICGDSNRDKTLLCVVEHPQDVSAIENIKSFNGLYHVLGGPISPLDGVTPDKLKLNELSTRVSNGSGIKEIILALDPDIEGEMTVNYIVAQLENINVKITRIAYGIPAGGDLEYADSVTLSQSIEGRKELRKK